The stretch of DNA GCCTGTGTCATACCATTTTAGTCAGGGCTGTGAACATCATATGAAGTGGGCAGTTGGCAGACGTTACGGCTCAGTGTTTGTTTTCAGGAAACGGCCCTGCTGACTGTTGTGCAATTGTTTGAGCAGAGCTGCGTGTATGTgtataaaaaatctgttttagcAGAAGGGGATTACTGCAGATTGAAAGTTTAAATCCTCGTCTCCACCCAGGTCTACCCCTGTTCCCTTGTCTCGTGAGAGACCCAGTCGGGATCTCTGGTcccccttttccaccaaggcagtttgagtgctggttcagAGCCTAGTTTttaaatcagttctttgtcgTTTGACACCCAAAGCACCAGCTCTAAACCAGGGAAAGTGCTTCATAAGTAGCACCAAACTATTGCTGATCTAGAAGTAAGAACTGCTTGAGGCATGGGCCGGGAGCGGGGTTACCGTGACTACcgccattttttaaaatagcagCTCGATTGTAATCTACATGTTGGATTCGCTGTGTTTAGATGCCGATATTAGTTTGCAAAGCCACGAGCATCAATAGTAGAGCAACATCTGCCATTGTtaatggtgtgtttgtgtttagcGCTGCTGCACTAGTGTTGCTGGGAAAGATGAGACGTATACAGTGATGTAAGACATGGCTCTGTGGTGGCTCTCTAACCCATCTCTGTTGGTAAAACCAGtatatgctggttaggtatgttttgaagcatggcagctggtttaagctggtccttAGCCAGTCATGAACTGGTTTaggctggtcaagtgctggtcctaagcAACAAGCTCCAGCCAGCTCAGGACCAGTTTAAACCAGCTCACAACCAACTAatgaccagcataaaccaactcaaaccagctgccatgcttcaaaacatacctaaccagcatatgtttttttttttttttttttttttttcaacagggatgGAAAGGCTCTTGAGTTGAACAAACTCTGAACCGGCACTATCTCTGAACTATAGCACCCGGCTCATGCTGGTGGAAAAGTTGTATGAGTCAAGAGATTTACTGGAACCAAAAGGAACTGACTTACTGCACTCatgatttcatttcatttgaactaacccttccATCTCTGTTTTTATCTCCACAGCTACCTGAATGATTTGGACAGAATAGCACAGGCCACCTATATACCCACTCAACAGGATGTGCTACGGACCAGAGTCAAAACCACAGGCATTGTGGAGACCCACTTCACTTTTAAAGACCTCCACTTTAAGTGAGCACTTTAggttgttttattacaaaattacaaatatcattattattactttgagaatacacaaaatatattttagataattacaattatttaaattgAGAAGTGCATTCATAGAATGTAATTGTACTTTGTTgtactaaatttaatttattctgattgtaataaaaatgataaaaatcacTTGCATTACTGTAAAGTttgtattacagtaatgagaatttggGAGAAGATGTGCTTAATTGTGCAAAAAATCTTAATCATTCAAAAAAATGAGGCAaactataatttattatttatttaaacatgtaaACATGACAGATTTCTTTGTGAAATTCATCTACAGTGATTTATTAGCTTTATTACACTTACTGTAACATAATATGATAtgcatttgcatattcatggatTGAATTAGGAAGTACATCACAGTAGTTTTATTTGGCGTTTTGGTATAAATTGTGAATATTGGGACAACCCATGCAGCGTGTGACTGCAATCGTGAGCAAAAGTGATAGAAAAGAGAAGCAGAGAGAGACAAATAGAGAAGTGTCTGTCTTGAACTGGCTTGCACTCTGATTCAGACAGGAAGTGGAAGTATATAGCATCAGTTTCTTTGCCCATATTTAGCTTTAGACCTTTCAGAGTTGAAAACTAGTGTCCaatatttaacatgttatttaAATCAATTGTAAATTGATATTTTGTGAGACACACAAATGACACACAAAACTCAGTCTACTTAGTGAATGCCAGATCAATCACTTCTGTGGTTTCATTTCAGTTAGTATGCTCCCTTAACAGGCAGCTGTTGTCAGCAAAATAGCTCACTCGTTTAAGACTGATTTTTGTTAACCATTCTAAAATGTTATGTATTTCAGGATGTTTGATGTCGGGGGTCAAAggtcagagagaaaaaaatggaTCCACTGTTTTGAAGGTGTGACTGCCATCATCTTCTGTGTGGCACTGAGTGACTATGACCTGGTGCTGGCTGAAGACGAAGAGATGGTGCGAGAGTACTTCCTGTTATTTCGTAAAATACAGAATTACAGTGCTTGCAAGGCAGTGCTAGATTGAAATTCTACTTTTTATTCCTACATTTCTGTAATTAGTTCCAACTGGAAGCATGAAACATACAAACTTCATTCAAACATTCTGTAGATAACATTTTCGGAATTgaagaaaaatatgaaattttccCATTGACAAGTTAGCTATTGAAAAATGAACTGACTGTGATGGCGTGACTAACCAAAGCCAAAAACCCAACACAACTTATAACTTTAATTCTTTTTCTGCCTGGCAAGCATTAGTATTTccttcaaaacaaaattaaatctaTATGTTGTAGTCTGTTTATATGAGTCTTAAAtcaatagttcacccaaaaaggaaaattctcaAAAAGGAAACATAACTTCTTCGCtacaaaactttttttcctgTAAACCTTCAATAGATTTACTAGTGACACTTTTATATACAGGTCCTATTGTTTGAAGTATTTTTGAATTTGTGTCGTTCAGGTGAATGAGAGGTAAATTCAGCCTGACTAGAAAACCAATTCCTGCATTTATCATATAATCCATACCAACGTGATATTGATTCAGTCTAAGCCCTACTTTATTAAGGGTTCGCAAACAGGTATTGATTGATTTAATAGTAAATGGCAGAGGGCTAAAGCACATCTACCCCCCAGCTTCAACTCGATACAAAGTTCGGCATGTAGTCATTAAATGATGGTTAAGTGGATGGTATTTGTCATTGTGTAAAGTAATATAGTGTTTAAAGATGCTTCCAAGCCAAGATACACAGTCAACACCCATTTTCTATCTCTTTCTGTCCTTATTGCTTATGGTCCATCAACCAATATCTCTTTCTGCAGAACCGAATGCATGAGAGCATGAAGCTGTTTGACAGCATCTGCAACAATAAGTGGTTCACGGACACCTCTATCATCCTGTTCCTGAATAAGAAGGATTTGTTTGAGGAGAAGATCAAGAAGAGTCCGCTCACCATCTGCTACCCAGAATATGCAGGTCAGACGCCCATACTGGTTTACTCTTTGttacattaacatttaaatttaattaattatttttggaAAAATAACGCAAATAAAATTTAACTCTTTTAACACACTCACCCCGAACCAGGCCTACATATGTCATCTTACATTTCAGACATTTGGTTAGTGATGAACTTGAAGCAGGGCAACAACTCACTGCATGATGTAGCCTATAGAATGCAGATATATGCCACTGAAATTCAAGATATTGGGGCAAAAAATACCCTTATGagtttttgtctcatatttatatAAGCAATATCACTCGTGTAACGAgtgcaatatcacacaagtgtTGTTTTTGTCTCAAATAGCATGAGtttaaatgtgatattgattttatacaacagttcaataaataagaagttaatattgtgttatattttagacacaatattgtttttgttgttcaattttgcaaacaaaaacattaactgTAACGTCAGAGCAGAACTGTTGTGCATCTCCAAGCAATACAGtgttgtttcattactgaaatAATCCATGTTTTGAGCAAAACAATCGGGTGAACCAATACTTCAATTGCACATTCATAAAGAGTGTTTAGaaacaagtcatttcactcggtggccatctttgaaacgcctcttggGCATTCAAgcgcagctcctatctctttgaatggggaaacattaaattctctaaagctgtttgccaagctttcgattaaatttcatatttgaaatcaccaatgaaatctgacaacaactgtctcattaattgtgtttctaaatgcttgaatcatgacaaaaaaagtatagtatttttcaggctggatcaagctaatgcgcatgcacaGTCCTAAATGCACATCTCTTGTGTCTCATTTTGGAGGCTcgtgtctgactgtttctataggaaccggagcttctaacggccgctgcagtgatgcgatgacttatcaatcagtgattggctcttatttagaaggcaggacTTATTCTGTCATATTGcttgttgcactttctcccattcaaaacaatatgagtgACGCGTCGTGTTAATTTATAGTCTTTGATATTACATCATTTCCAGTTATTTGATGTCAAAGGAACATCATCCTGTTACATCACTTCCTCATACTGAAAATGTTTCCTGCCCATCTGACAGGGTCGAATACATACGAAGAGGCCGCAGCCTACATTCAGTGCCAGTTTGAGGATCTGAACAAGCGGAAAGATACCAAGGAGATCTACACTCACTTCACTTGCGCCACCGACACCAAGAATGTGCAATTTGTCTTTGACGCAGTTACCGATGTCATCATCAAGAACAACCTGAAGGACTGCGGACTCTTCTAGAAACTGGCTCGTATCTGGTGAGGATCAGCTTCCTCAATGTCACGTGTGCCATGCTGGCTATgcagtgtgtgtttatgtgcaaAATAATCAATGTTCATATTGCGAATGAAGTCGCATACTGGCCCTGGAGCCATGATggaataaaacattaaagggCGAATGTGTGTTTAAAGGTGACGTCTGTAGATGTTTCAATGTTTAAGAgatagtttgcccaaaaaaaaaaaaagaatttctgtcatcatttactcaccttcatgtttcCTTTATTACTACAAGTTGACATGAGTGCGAGTAAGTGATGAACAAGAATCACACATTTTTGGCAAAGAATTTCTTCAAGTTTAGAGCCGGACGTCCTTTAAAGGGGGCAATATCTTTTTAAACGTACTACTGATGATCCacgattttattttttgagagaAAAGGCTTTTATTCAGctgggatgcattaaatcaatcaaattgATCATTAAATTGATTGTTTGGTTGATGGCTTGTTCTGCACACAATGATGAAAGCTGTTTGTTTGTCATGCTTCACCATGAATATTTTGTTTCTTggaaatatgaatatttttgccATTCTGTTTAGTGCAATAAGTGGCGTAAAAATGctacacttcacctttaaattgTGTTGTTAAATGTGTAAATGAGTGTGAACTAGTAAATAGTTTACTCTTAATGCCTTGTTTGAATATGACAGTGAATCATTTAAGTCACATTTAAGTAactcttctttttctttctttctaggTGCAATTGAAGCCAGTTTTGATGTGCATTTTGTTGGAGAAAGATTGCAAGACTAAGTATTGAGAAAATTAGTCTTGGACCAGTGCTGTACATTACGCCACTTTTGTCAGCTTTATTTATGGTTTTTGTCTTTGgaaattttaaaaagtagcatttaaaaatgaattgtgTCCAATGTTCGTACAGTCGTTGCTGTCACGGCCACGTTGTTTATTTTTCCCCCTGGCACAAGTTTGTTTCTTTAAAACAAGggatttctttttattttgctttcttGCATCAGAGAAGTTTCCCTTTTcttgtaaaatgttacttttttttgcCTTTGTGGTTGTTGCTATGGGGAGAGAGGAAGATTGTGCTACTTGATCCAGTTTGTTGGTTCTCGTGCCTTCGCATGCGTTTCTGCAGTCTTTGTCCATTTGCTTGGGTTTGCCTGCCGAATATCTCTCCAACgtcaaagaaattcatactggATGTTACTAATTTGAGAGCACAAATCCTCATATGCATTGAATGtgagcgtgtgagagagagtgggAGTGTGTATCTGTTTGcgtgtttatgtatatatatatattatgcggCGGTGTAGAGAAAGCTAATGGTTAATACAGTGAGAGGTGGTCCAAACCTCTGGGTCTCCATAGCAACAAGAGTAGACCAAACAGCCACTTCAGATGGAGATGAGTCCTGTTCAGCTGTCAGACACTGAGACGCGTGCAGGACTTGGAATCTGTCTCTCAAGCACCTGTCATCAGACACTGGTCGCCATTTTAATGGCTTACTGCTCGAAGAATGGCGTGTTGCCGAGAAACGCCATTGAGAGACGAATGGACTGAGAAGGGGCTCAGgatttcacaggaaaaaaacaatataaaaatgtctgCAAAAAGACATTTGAGGCAAGCGATATTGTTGATTGATTATGAAGAAAACTGCCACCTCTGTCTGTGTGTTCTCCATATTGGGGGAACATTTGTACACTCATTTCCCTTATTTTGCTAATAAAAGGCATTTACTTCCTGAGTTGTTTGTCTGTGTCCTTTCTCACATTCTACTCAAATTCTAAAACAACTTGTCTATCTTTTTTGTGCAGAAAGCAATCCCAGAATACACTGCAATGAGCTCAGTGAAAACAAATCCAAAATGGCTGACACAAtacaccagaaaaaaaaaaaaaattctgctccAAAAGTTATCGTTAATAATAGTTTAGTGTAATTCAAAATATAGTGCAAGTGTCATGTTCCAGAATTAAAAACTCATTACATTAATTTTCTCCATAggaaaaaatttattttgaatgGTAACGtataaaggcaggaacacaccaagccgacggtcgccCGTCCGGCGGTTTTTCTtcatcggccgactaagttttctaaATGTGTTCTGCAcagtcggctgaagttggtcctcgtctgctttttttcggctgatttgaaatgttgaatcggcgtcagagctcgtcggtccgtcgggccatctgatcattctgattggctgttcagatactgccacctgctggtacggaaaggcatttcatctcacgtaGGCGCAGAacagacgtgctacttggccgtcagcTGTTTGGCgtcagtttggtgtgtcagggcaactttggacacagacgctgctgacgtgagccaatcccgcagtctgctttcgtcgccactagtccGTCgacgtcggcttggtgtgttctggccttaaaTCCTTAAAGACAATCTTATTGTGAGCTGCAAAGTTGTTAATAAATGGTATTTGCTTCTGTTTTTCAACTTAGTTTTAAAATCATGTTTAACAGCAGAATTCATAGTAAAAACTAcgttacccatgatgctgtacaaaaaattccaccaatcatAGAGTCGAAGCTAAAATTGCCAAAAGatctctttagctccgcccactcccaTTTAGCACTGTGAATGACGTCAGTTtctcaaaatacttaaaatatttgtaaatatatgcatgttttgCAATAAACctgtaacatttttaaattttatacataaaacatttttaaatgagtagttttatgttctccatcatttttaatttgacaatgcttcatgggattgtagttctttcccctCACTAAAGCACTTAAGTGTAACTTTGTATTTTTTCTAATACTTTTTTTTGCCTccaatcaaagtttgtaatgttatgaTTCACCTTTTAGCTGGTTGGCTTGGTTCATGACTTAAAATGCTTAAAGACTTTTTATATATCCCTATGGGAGAAATcaatggaaaaaatacttccGAAACCAGTGCTGCTGAAAAATGCTAACATAAATCTCCAAAGAAATCAATTGCAATATAAGTCTCCTGAGTGGACTGCAAAATTGTGTCTTATGTAGTCTAAATCATTCCAAATCACTCACTTGGAATATTGCTTTGACGTGGGTTCACATTCACTGTCGCTCAGCAAAATTCTgcgataaaagtgtctgctaaatgagtaaatgtaaaaagggaggaaccttttcataattcttagaactattggctgaagtaTCAGAAGTATTTCCACCACAGGAACTAGGAATCCTTTTaggggaactaaattagctcctacttcagagtagggtctaaaccagcactatagtTACTATTAGTGACGGGAGCGTACATTGACTGGTCAAATGCATGTCAAACACCGGTACccgacatttttaaaaagcagtgtaaacatattttcttcacgaacatggaaaacagcgaTAACAGCATTTACCTGTTGTCTGCAGGGTTGTGTTCTTACTGAAAGTTGACTATGAAAGTAGTCATAGGAGATAGTAAATTATGCGTTTACATTCTGTTATCACGAAACCCACGACAAACAACAGACACATCTCCGATCACGGAGTCTTCCATCCACCGGTTTTTAGCGTTTGTGCCgcgcttaaagggatagttcacccaaaaatgaaaatttgatgtttatctgcttacccccagtgcatccaagatgtaggtgactttttttcttcagtcgaaaccaaattataatttttaactgcaaccgctgccgtctgtcagtcaaataatagcagcagatgggaacttcaactataacagtaaataaaacttgcttagacaaatcaaaattaaaacctgcggctcgtgacgacacattaatgtcctaagacacgaaacgatcggtttgtgtgagaaaccgaacattatttatataatttttacctctaatacaccactatgtccaacttcgttcagcttcctgttagtgaggtcaaaaaacacgttctggtgacggaagtgatgtctcgcccatatacttcaatgagcgcaagacatcacttccgttgtcagagcgcgatcagacctcactagccggaagctgaacgaagttggacatagtggtgtattagaggtaacaagtgatataaatactgtttggtttcttgcacaaaccgatcgtttcgtgtcttaggacatcaatgtgccgtcacgagccgcagggtttaattttgatttgtctatggaagttttttcgactcttattgctcaagttcccaatcactgctattatttgactgacagacggtagcggttgcagttaaaaatcataatttgcgttcgactgaagaaaaaaagtcatctacatcttggatgccctgggggtaagcagataaacatcaaattttcatttttgggtgaactgtccctttaaagaCGCCGCTGTCGGCCGCTTCACAGTTTCTATTCCAAGTGCGAATGCAACTGGGAAGGAAATAGTTTCCAGGGAACTATCCTAGTAGCTAGTTCCTATAAATGAGTTCCTAGAACTGTTCAGTGCGAAAGCCTTTAATGTAAAGGCGAAAAAGTTCTACATGCAGATTTCACTCATGTTGATCCAATCGAAAGTTGGTCATGGACCACCttcaacagaaagctgcttggtttgaaagtgacttctttgtgagctgtgcttcatgcATCTCTACATTAGTAACGGAAAATGGACCCTTTTTTGTCCACAAAATTGTGACTGCACTTTTAGAAGGCAACTACCAACGTAGGCAATGAGGCAGCTCATAAGTTTTGGACCAGAGCTAATTCTGCTACTCTCCGAGATTTCTATATTATGGCCTTCATATCCTACTTAACATACAAAAGTCATTCACAATCCATTTTACTTTGTAAAATGTATTTCCCAGTGAAATGGGGAAAACAATGTACAGTGCTACTTTCTTTATCCATCAGGAACTGATTGGATCATAAAAAAGTGTGTGTTCCAGACCGGAATGGAGCCAGACTTCAATAAGAGTTTGCCAACACAATTCCCAAATAGCTATCTTGGCTATTGGTTAACATTATGACTGGCTCTGACTgccaacaacaacacaaaaaatgtaatgaaatcaGTGTGCTAATATAAGCTTCAGACAATTATAGCCCCTGTTGCCTCAGATAAGACTCAGGGTGGTATTTTCCTAACCTGTTTATAGTAAAAGCATGCTATCACTTTTAGTTGTTGGATCCATAGCTGAGCAAATGGAAACACTGAAGATTACAAGCTACTCTAGGGAATCATCCAGAAAACCTGGCATGTATATAGGTCACAAGCCAGGGGGCCAGTAGAGGAGCATATAGAAAATTGCCTACATCCATAGCATGTTCGTAGTTTTGTGTCTGGTTGATGGTAAAAGTCAGCATTTTCAAT from Chanodichthys erythropterus isolate Z2021 chromosome 8, ASM2448905v1, whole genome shotgun sequence encodes:
- the gnai1 gene encoding guanine nucleotide-binding protein G(i) subunit alpha-1, which translates into the protein MGCTLSTEDKAAVERSKMIDRNLRDDGEKAAREVKLLLLGAGESGKSTIVKQMKIIHEAGYSEEECKQYKAVVYSNTIQSIIAIIRAMGRLKIDFGDAARADDARQLFVLAGSAEEGFMTAELAGVIKRLWKDGGVQACFSRSREYQLNDSAAYYLNDLDRIAQATYIPTQQDVLRTRVKTTGIVETHFTFKDLHFKMFDVGGQRSERKKWIHCFEGVTAIIFCVALSDYDLVLAEDEEMNRMHESMKLFDSICNNKWFTDTSIILFLNKKDLFEEKIKKSPLTICYPEYAGSNTYEEAAAYIQCQFEDLNKRKDTKEIYTHFTCATDTKNVQFVFDAVTDVIIKNNLKDCGLF